A genomic segment from Xiphophorus maculatus strain JP 163 A chromosome 6, X_maculatus-5.0-male, whole genome shotgun sequence encodes:
- the LOC102216612 gene encoding zinc finger and SCAN domain-containing protein 2-like, whose amino-acid sequence MSSLKGFQSQLSSIMEALTRAAVAEICGLVDDGYAVLQLEISRSRKENEALRTKLELIESIIARGSRRTDGGPEDAAAELEAEASLQQVKPSNFRGHGSVPAEDSATAAAEEPIQMDQDIVVIKEDTEEEKDDPLLLQEDGTEAEPGLPVGQEGPSGMKISDVRCWDQSSSCSGQPSPGPSGAAEGSSADFDLASESDSGALSAADIRTGFLLGSGDGPAALPGLSDLKRGSALVGSVPCDVDLDPGSSWSSQSVPSMVPVPHRSMLLALGGSRLDPLELSRFCRDQRFACNYCGKCFTSSRSLETHVRVHTGERPYSCAQCGKRFTQSGHLKTHQSVHTGERPFSCEHCGKRFAAKQNLRIHQQKHHMVPL is encoded by the exons ATGAGCAGCTTGAAGGGGTTCCAGTCCCAGCTGTCGTCCATCATGGAGGCGCTGACCCGAGCCGCGGTGGCGGAGATCTGCGGGCTGGTGGACGACGGCTACGCCGTCCTGCAGCTGGAGATCTCCCGCAGCCGCAAGGAGAACGAGGCGCTGCGGACGAAGCTGGAGCTCATCGAGTCCATCATCGCTCGGGGCAGCCGCCGGACGGACGGCGGCCCGGAGGACGCGGCAGCCG AGTTGGAAGCTGAAGCGTCTCTACAGCAGGTAAAACCCTCCAACTTCAGAGGACATGGATCCGTTCCTGCAGAG GATTCTGCTACAGCCGCTGCGGAGGAGCCGATCCAAATGGATCAGGACATTGTTGTGATCAAAGAGgacacagaggaggagaaggacgACCCGCTGCTCCTGCAGGAGGACG GTACGGAGGCGGAACCGGGTCTCCCTGTGGGGCAGGAGGGCCCATCCGGGATGAAGATCTCTGACGTGCGGTGTTGGGACCAGAGCAGCTCCTGCAGCGGGCAGCCGTCCCCGGGTCCGTCCGGCGCCGCCGAGGGCAGCTCTGCTGACTTTGACCTGGCCTCTGAGTCGGACAGCGGCGCTCTGTCTGCAGCGGACATCAGGACCGGCTTCCTGCTGGGGTCTGGAGACGGACCGGCAGCTCTGCCCGGACTGTCGGACCTGAAGCGGGGCTCGGCTCTGGTCGGGTCCGTCCCCTGCGATGTGGATCTGGATCCCGGCTCCTCCTGGAGCAGCCAGTCTGTGCCCAGCATGGTGCCAGTGCCGCACCGCTCCATGCTGCTGGCGCTTGGCGGCTCCAGACTCGACCCGCTGGAGCTCAGCCGGTTCTGCAGGGACCAGCGATTTGCCTGTAACTACTGCGGAAAATGCTTCACATCGTCGCGCAGCCTGGAGACGCACGTCCGCGTGCACACGGGCGAGAGGCCGTACAGCTGCGCGCAGTGCGGGAAGCGCTTCACGCAGTCGGGCCACCTGAAGACGCACCAGAGCGTCCACACGGGGGAGCGACCCTTCTCCTGCGAGCACTGCGGGAAACGCTTCGCGGCCAAGCAGAACCTGCGGATCCACCAGCAGAAACATCACATGGTGCCGCTTTGA